A region of Vigna radiata var. radiata cultivar VC1973A chromosome 6, Vradiata_ver6, whole genome shotgun sequence DNA encodes the following proteins:
- the LOC106763635 gene encoding uncharacterized protein LOC106763635, which produces MEHVICFLKGLNECYNTVRTQILLMEPLSNINRAFSLIIQQERQEKHDSGFTNQADIKILANNTERQNNWRGDQSWKGHGRGLAPRSQGRGKGRNPHQGKQRSYYHKMNHTIDECYYKHGYPPWYKKGDNNGQNSVGQNEWGSTNACTALTGLQTNQQNNTNAAQNSFTPEQMKKILEMIDKTENISHSIIQMHKDTTEDRQEFTFNLIFVQCLTRDIKCKLTFSSKMCEIQDNSTLKMIGCAKVYKGLYYLQPVGKNLKSSFVFSYEHVKINMQEFSLYSN; this is translated from the exons ATGGAGCATGTCATATGCTTCCTAAAAGGCCTAAATGAGTGTTATAATACTGTAAGGACACAAATACTTCTGATGGAGCCCCTGTCCAATATTAACCGTGCCTTTTCCCTTATCATACAACAGGAAAGGCAGGAGAAACATGACTCTGGATTCACTAACCAGGCTGACATCAAGATTCTTGCCAACAACACTGAAAGACAAAATAACTGGAGAGGTGATCAAAGCTGGAAAGGCCATGGGCGTGGTTTGGCACCTCGTAGTCAAGGAAGAGGGAAAGGAAGAAATCCCCATCAAGGGAAGCAACGCTCTTACTATCACAAGATGAATCACACAATTGATGAATGCTACTATAAACATGGGTATCCCCCATGGTACAAAAAGGGTGATAATAATGGTCAAAACAGTGTGGGACAGAATGAATGGGGATCTACAAATGCCTGCACTGCATTAACAGGTTTACAAACCAACCAACAAAACAATACCAATGCTGCCCAGAATTCCTTCACCCCAGAACAAATGAAGAAGATATTGGAAATGATTGATAAGACCGAGAACATCTCCCATAGCATCATTCAAATGCACAAAGACACCACAGAAGATAGACAAG AATTCACTTTCAACCTTATATTTGTTCAATGTTTGACTAGAGACATAAAATGTAAACTGACATTCTCTTCTAAGATGTGTGAAATCCAGGACAATtctacattgaagatgattggatgtgctaaGGTGTACAAAGGGCTCTACTACTTGCAGCCTGTTGGAAAGAACCTGAAATCtagttttgttttctcttatgaacatgtaaaaataaacatgcaagaATTTTCCTTATATTCAAACTGA
- the LOC106763955 gene encoding probable beta-1,3-galactosyltransferase 5, with protein sequence MKTRGSAISAKWVPIFSVFSFILGMIITTRMWEAPESNGVLLSNHRRDQELQVVTRDCATKKDKDLMSEVYKTHEAIQSLDKQISALQMELAVARSGRESETSGGSANTLARRSSIEGPPRKKMFLVIGINTAFSSRKRRDSVRETWMPQGQQLLQLEQEKGIVIRFMIGHSATSNSILDRAIDSEEAQHKDFLRLEHVEGYHELSAKTKIFFSTAVAKWDADFYVKVDDDVHVNLGVLATTLTRHRSKPRVYIGCMKSGPVLSREDVKYHEPEFWKFGEEGNKYFRHATGQIYAISKDLATYISINQPILHKYANEDVSLGAWFIGLEVEHIDEHNMCCGTPPDCEWKAQAGNICVASFDWTCSGICKPVERIKYVHSKCGEGDGAIWSALA encoded by the exons ATGAAGACTCGTGGTTCCGCCATCTCTGCAAAATGGGTTCCAATTTTCTCTGTATTTTCCTTCATTCTTGGAATGATCATAACGACCAG GATGTGGGAGGCACCTGAGTCTAATGGGGTGCTTCTGTCAAATCATCGACGCGACCAAGAACTGCAAGTGGTGACAAGGGATTGTGCCACTAAAAAG GATAAGGATCTAATGAGTGAAGTGTACAAAACCCATGAGGCCATTCA ATCCCTGGACAAGCAAATTTCCGCCCTTCAAATGGAGCTAGCAGTGGCAAGGAGTGGCAGAGAATCTGAAACCTCAGGTGGTTCGGCTAACACCTTGGCCAGAAGATCCTCCATTGAAGGCCCTCCAAGGAAGAAGATGTTTCTAGTGATTGGCATAAACACTGCTTTCAGTAGCAGGAAGCGACGTGATTCTGTCAGAGAGACTTGGATGCCACAAG GGCAGCAGCTTCTTCAACTGGAACAAGAGAAGGGAATTGTCATCAGATTCATGATTGGTCACAG TGCAACTTCTAACAGCATTCTTGATCGAGCTATTGATTCAGAAGAAGCTCAGCACAAAGATTTCCTTCGCCTG GAACATGTTGAAGGGTATCATGAATTGTCTGCAAAgacaaaaattttcttttctactgCAGTTGCAAAATGGGATGCTGATTTCTATGTCAAAGTGGATGATGATGTACATGTCAATTTAG GTGTACTTGCAACAACCCTTACTCGTCATCGTTCAAAACCCAGGGTGTACATTGGATGTATGAAATCTGGACCTGTTCTTTCACGAGA GGATGTTAAGTATCATGAACCTGAGTTTTGGAAGTTTGGAGAAGAGGGTAACAAATACTTCCGACATGCAACTGGACAGATATACGCAATCTCTAAGGATCTAGCCACCTACATTTCCATTAACCA GCCAATATTACACAAATATGCCAATGAAGATGTGTCACTTGGTGCATGGTTCATAGGTCTAGAAGTTGAGCACATAGATGAACACAACATGTGCTGTGGAACTCCTCCAG ACTGTGAGTGGAAGGCACAAGCAGGTAACATATGTGTTGCATCCTTTGATTGGACCTGCAGTGGAATATGCAAGCCCGTGGAAAGGATCAAATATGTGCACTCAAAGTGTGGTGAAGGGGATGGAGCTATTTGGAGTGCTTTAGCTTAG